GCATGGGTGCTACAGGTTCGACCTTTTTAAGGACAGGACGGCTCTGCTCAACGCCAAGCCCCGTTGCCACAACCGTTACCTTCAGCTCATCGCTCATTGTCGGGTCGATAACCGTCCCAACAACCACCGTCGCGTCGTCGCAAGCAATCTCCTCAATCGCCTCACCGACTTCCGAGAACTCACCCAGTGACAAGTCGAGTCCCGCTGTAATATTGACCAGCAAGCCTTTCGCACCGCTCAAATCAATATCATCGAGTAAGGGACTGTTGATCGCACGCTCAGCTGCCTCGCGCGCGCGGTCCTCGCCTGTTGCGGTACCGGTGCCCATCATGGCCGAACCCATCTCTGACATGACCGTTTTCACGTCGGCAAAGTCAACGTTGATCATACCGGGCCGGATGATGAGATCTGCAATACCCTGTACGGCGCCAAACAGCACATCGTTTGCCTCTTTAAAGGCATCAAGTAGGCTCGTGCTCTTTCCCATGACCTCAAGCAGTTTCTCGTTAGGCACTGTGATTAAAGAGTCAACGTGCTGCTCGAGCTCTTTGAGTCCTTGATCAGCAATGGCAAGACGCTTTCGGCCTTCGAAACTGAACGGCCGCGTCACCACAGCAACGGTCAAGATGCCCATATCGCGCGCCACCTCAGCAACAATGGGCGCACCGCCAGTACCGGTACCGCCGCCCATGCCAGCCGTAACAAATACCATATCGGCACCTTGCAGCGACTCGGCAATACGATCGCGGTCCTCAAGGGCAGCCGCTCGACCAATCTCGGGATTCGCACCCGCTCCGAGACCCTTCGTGATCGCATTACCCAGCTGTAGCACGGTTCTGGAATCGATATCTGCGAGAGCCTGCGAGTCCGTGTTCGCGCAAATAAAATCCACACCCTCGATATCGTGCTCGATCATGTGACGAACGGCGTTACCGCCACCACCACCTACGCCTATGACTTTAATGACCGCGTTTTGCGGTGCGTTATCTACTAGTTCAAACATAATCTTTCTCCCCGTTTGAAATTATCCGGTTACCCGGTTTTCCCCTTTTATTTCAGAAGTTGCGACCAAACCAATTGCGCAACCCACCCAGCAGACTGCTGGTCTTCTGACGGTCCGCAGATAACTGCGCGCCCTCATGAAGCTCTTTTGCACCCGACAGCAACAGCCCAACAGCTGTGGCATAGATCGGATTTCGAATAATGTCGTGCATGCCACGTGTGTACTGCGGTGCACCCACGCGTACAGGCATGTGAAAAATTTCTTCGGCGAGCTCGACCACACCCTCCATCTTGGAGGTGCCACCCGTTAGCACAACGCCGGCGGGAATGAGCTCCTCAAACCCCGATCGGCGAATTTCGCCCTGAATGAGCGTAAATAGCTCGTCGTACCTGGGCTCAACTACCTCCGCGAGTGATTGCCGCGATAAGTCTCTCGGCGGACGATCGCCGACGCTCGGTACTTTGATGGTCTCTTCAGGTCCGGTCAGCTGTGCGAGCGCGCAGGCGTATCTGATCTTGATTTCTTCGGCGTGCTGCGTGGGCGTTCGCAGCGCCATCGCAATGTCACTGGTAACCTGATCACCCGCCACTGGAATCACGCCGGTATGGCGAATTGATCCTTCCGTGAATACCGCGATATCCGAGGTTCCACCGCCGATATCCACCATGCAAACACCGAGATCACGCTCATCATCGGTAATGACTGAATAACTCGATGCCAGCTGTTCGAGAACAATGGCATCTACCTCAAGACCACAGCGTTGCACACATTTTTCAATGTTCTGTGCAGCCGTCTCAGCGCAGGTCACCAAATGTACTTTGGCCTCAAGACGCACTCCCGACATACCAAGCGGCTCTTTGATTCCCCCTTGGTTGTCGATCACAAACTCTTGCGGGAGGACATGGAGAATTTTTTGATCCGCAGGAATCGCGACGGCCTGGGCAGCGTCGATGACCCGGTCGATGTCTGCTCGCTCTACTTCACGATCCTTGATCGCGACGATTCCATGCGAATTCATGGATCGAATATGGCTACCCGCAATGCCGACGTAAACCGAGTGAATTTGGCAGCCGGCCATTAGCTCTGCTTCCTCAACCGCTCGCTGAATGGCGTTTACAGTCGATTCGATATTCACCACAACGCCCTTTTTGAGACCCTTTGATGGATGCGAACCAATACCAACGATATCTATGGTGCCATCGCTATCAATCTCACCGACCACCGCTACAACCTTGGATGTACCTATATCCAAGCCAACGATCATGCGCTTCTCTTCAGTCGCTGCCATTACTGGCCTCCTTGCTGTTGTGACACGGCTGTCACCGCAAATTTCTGATTCTTGCGAAGCACTGCAGCCCCGCTCTCATATCTAAAGTCGATTCTCTCAATCGCGTGATTCGCACCCGACTGCTCGCTCTCAAGCAGCGCGACAAAACGACGAACACGCTTAGCAAAATCCTTGTCACCGAATTG
The Candidatus Paraluminiphilus aquimaris genome window above contains:
- the ftsZ gene encoding cell division protein FtsZ, with the translated sequence MFELVDNAPQNAVIKVIGVGGGGGNAVRHMIEHDIEGVDFICANTDSQALADIDSRTVLQLGNAITKGLGAGANPEIGRAAALEDRDRIAESLQGADMVFVTAGMGGGTGTGGAPIVAEVARDMGILTVAVVTRPFSFEGRKRLAIADQGLKELEQHVDSLITVPNEKLLEVMGKSTSLLDAFKEANDVLFGAVQGIADLIIRPGMINVDFADVKTVMSEMGSAMMGTGTATGEDRAREAAERAINSPLLDDIDLSGAKGLLVNITAGLDLSLGEFSEVGEAIEEIACDDATVVVGTVIDPTMSDELKVTVVATGLGVEQSRPVLKKVEPVAPMRNATSTSPAYEGYDLPPAKRQRVAAGGQAVAVEENSEEGYFDIPAFLRRQAD
- the ftsA gene encoding cell division protein FtsA → MAATEEKRMIVGLDIGTSKVVAVVGEIDSDGTIDIVGIGSHPSKGLKKGVVVNIESTVNAIQRAVEEAELMAGCQIHSVYVGIAGSHIRSMNSHGIVAIKDREVERADIDRVIDAAQAVAIPADQKILHVLPQEFVIDNQGGIKEPLGMSGVRLEAKVHLVTCAETAAQNIEKCVQRCGLEVDAIVLEQLASSYSVITDDERDLGVCMVDIGGGTSDIAVFTEGSIRHTGVIPVAGDQVTSDIAMALRTPTQHAEEIKIRYACALAQLTGPEETIKVPSVGDRPPRDLSRQSLAEVVEPRYDELFTLIQGEIRRSGFEELIPAGVVLTGGTSKMEGVVELAEEIFHMPVRVGAPQYTRGMHDIIRNPIYATAVGLLLSGAKELHEGAQLSADRQKTSSLLGGLRNWFGRNF